From Panicum hallii strain FIL2 chromosome 2, PHallii_v3.1, whole genome shotgun sequence, a single genomic window includes:
- the LOC112883542 gene encoding queuine tRNA-ribosyltransferase catalytic subunit 1-like isoform X1 — protein MALRFEILGRFNRARAARLTLPHFTCQTPLFMPVGTQGTIKGLTTDQLEDIGCQIILGNTYHLELRPGSQLIDDLGGLHKFMNWKRALLTDSGGFQMVSLLHLADITEEGVTFQSPVDGKPMLLTPEESIHIQNNIGADIIMALDDVVKTTITGPRIEEAMHRTLRWIDRCIAAHKKPDVQNLFGIVQGGLDPVLRDICVRGLVERNLPGYAIGGLAGGEDKDSFWRVVAQCTAGLPENKPRYVMGVGYPLDIVVCSALGADMYDCVYPTRTARFGTALVPEGVLKLKQNAMATDERPIDPTCSCMVCKKYTRAYLHCLVTKDAMGSQLLSYHNLSFMMRLSRDLHMSILEGRFPEFVRGFLRAQFPKGDVPQWVRNAMEVAGIDISECCASAKCHAPSIQEQPLTIPVPVDADGVVQQN, from the exons ATGGCGCTTCGGTTCGAG ATATTAGGAAGATTCAATCGTGCCCGTGCAGCTCGCTTAACTCTGCCCCACTTTACTTGCCAAACACCACTTTTTATGCCTGTTGGAACTCAAG GTACAATAAAAGGCTTGACTACTGACCAACTGGAGGATATAGGTTGCCAGATTATACTTGGAAACACATATCATCTTGAACTACGCCCAGGTTCTCAACTTATTGATGACTTGGGTGGCCTTCACAAATTTATGAATTGGAAAAGGGCATTGCTGACTGACTCCGGTGGATTCCAAATG GTTTCGTTGCTGCATTTGGCTGATATTACCGAGGAAGGAGTTACATTTCAG TCACCTGTTGATGGGAAGCCCATGCTCTTGACACCTGAGGAATCTATCCATATTCAG AACAATATTGGAGCTGATATAATCATGGCTCTTGATGATGTTGTGAAGACCACAATTACTGGCCCAAGGATAGAAGAAGCTATGCACCGCACCCTTCGTTGGATTGACAGGTGCATAGCTG CTCACAAGAAACCTGATGTCCAGAATTTATTTGGGATTGTGCAAGGAGGATTGGATCCAGTTCTCAG AGATATCTGTGTGAGGGGTTTGGTTGAGAGGAATCTTCCTGG ATATGCTATTGGTGGTCTTGCTGGTGGTGAAGACAAGGACTCGTTTTGGCGTGTTGTTGCCCAGTGCACTGCTGGATTGCCTGAAAATAAACCACGATATGTTATG GGTGTTGGCTATCCACTTGATATTGTAGTATGCAGTGCTTTGGGTGCAGACATGTATGACTGTGTTTATCCAACACGAACTGCTCGCTTTGGGACTGCCCTTGTTCCTGAG GGTGTCCTGAAGTTGAAACAAAATGCAATGGCAACTGATGAACGGCCAATTGATCCTACCTGTTCATGCATG GTCTGCAAAAAGTATACACGTGCTTACTTGCATTGCCTTGTAACAAAAGATGCTATGGGCTCTCAACTGCTGTCCTATCACAATTTATCATTTATGATGCGG TTGAGTAGAGACCTCCACATGTCAATTCTTGAAGGGCGATTTCCAGA ATTCGTGCGAGGATTCTTGAGGGCGCAG TTTCCAAAGGGAGACGTTCCGCAGTGGGTCCGTAACGCGATGGAGGTCGCTGGCATCGACATATCAGAGTGCTGCGCTTCAGCCAAGTGTCACGCACCAAGCATCCAGGAGCAACCTTTAACCATTCCAGTTCCAGTTGACGCAGACGGAGTCGTGCAGCAGAATTAA
- the LOC112883108 gene encoding S-adenosylmethionine decarboxylase proenzyme-like — translation MPSADSWGSSPASPIGFEGYEKRLEITFSDAPVFEDPCGRGLRALSREQIDSFLDLARCTIVSQLSDKHFDSYVLSESSLFVYPHKVVLKTCGTTKLLLSIPRILELAAELSLHVLSVKYSRGTFIFPGAQPAPHRSFSEEVSVLNGFFGGLKSGGNAYVIGDTFKPNKKWHVYYATEEPEQPMVTLEMCMTGLDVKKAAVFFKNSADGRCSSAKEMTKLSGISEIIPEMEICDFEFDPCGYSMNGVFGPAASTIHVTPEEGFSYASYEAMNFDPSSLVYSDVIKRVLAGFSPSDFSVAVTIFGGHGFAKSWAKGADVDSYMCDDLVEQELPGGGRLMYQSFTAIAPGAVSPRSTLEMDGWSSDGMETSVNSDDMCICWDAGKKVVKKDVDA, via the coding sequence ATGCCTTCAGCTGATTCTTGGGGCTCTTCTCCTGCCTCCCCTATTGGGTTTGAGGGCTATGAGAAGCGCCTTGAGATAACGTTCTCTGATGCACCTGTCTTTGAGGACCCATGTGGTCGTGGCCTTCGCGCCCTCTCTCGCGAGCAGATTGACTCGTTCCTGGATCTTGCACGGTGCACCATAGTGTCCCAGCTCTCAGACAAGCACTTTGACTCGTATGTTCTGTCCGAGTCGAGCCTCTTTGTGTATCCCCACAAGGTTGTCCTCAAGACCTGTGGGACGACAAAGCTGCTGCTCTCCATTCCTCGCATCCTTGAGCTCGCTGCAGAGCTCTCACTGCATGTTCtttcagtgaagtactctcgtgGGACGTTCATCTTCCCCGGTGCTCAGCCGGCACCGCACCGCAGCTTCTCGGAGGAGGTATCAGTGCTGAATGGTTTCTTTGGTGGCCTCAAGTCTGGTGGCAATGCATATGTGATTGGTGACACGTTCAAGCCCAATAAGAAATGGCATGTCTATTATGCCACGGAGGAGCCTGAGCAACCTATGGTGACACTTGAGATGTGCATGACTGGGCTGGATGTTAAGAAAGCTGCAGTGTTCTTCAAGAACTCTGCCGATGGCCGTTGCTCATCAGCAAAGGAGATGACGAAGCTTTCAGGAATTTCTGAGATCATCCCTGAGATGGAAATCTGTGACTTTGAGTTCGACCCATGCGGTTACTCGATGAACGGTGTCTTTGGACCTGCAGCCTCCACCATCCACGTGACACCTGAGGAAGGTTTCAGCTATGCAAGCTACGAAGCGATGAATTTTGACCCTAGCTCCTTAGTTTACAGCGATGTCATCAAAAGGGTCCTGGCAGGCTTCTCTCCTTCAGACTTTTCAGTTGCTGTTACCATCTTCGGCGGGCATGGGTTTGCCAAATCATGGGCAAAGGGTGCAGATGTCGACTCCTACATGTGTGATGATCTTGTCGAGCAGGAGCTTCCTGGTGGTGGTCGGCTGATGTACCAGAGCTTTACTGCTATTGCGCCTGGTGCTGTGTCGCCCAGGTCGACCTTGGAGATGGATGGATGGAGCAGTGATGGAATGGAGACCTCTGTGAACAGTGATGATATGTGTATCTGTTGGGATGCAGGGAAGAAGGTGGTGAAGAAAGATGTGGATGCGTGA
- the LOC112879448 gene encoding uncharacterized protein LOC112879448 produces MQTPATTCGARAGAFAPFPRHEAPPGSSRKPFPGPSPRAPGLRLVAPMASTVDSPGSSSDFAKRIERAWLISKQPKPISCSSCQSSGHVECKWCAGTGFFILGNNMLCEVPSRNTKCVICSGKGFASCADCQGTGFRAKWLEEPSVDK; encoded by the exons ATGCAGACGCCGGCGACCACCTGCGGTGCCCGCGCGGGCGCCTTCGCCCCGTTCCCCCGCCACGAAGCTCCTCCTGGGAGCTCCAGGAAGCCCTTCCCTGGGCCTTCTCCGCGGGCGCCAGGGCTCCGGCTCGTCGCTCCCATGGCCTCCACCGTCGACTCGCCGGGGAGCTCCTCCGACTTCGCCAAGCGCATCGAACGCGCCTGGCTCATCTCCAAG CAACCAAAACCAATTTCTTGCTCCTCCTGTCAATCTTCTGGCCATGTGGAGTGTAAGTGGTGTGCAGGCACTGGCTTCTTTATCCTTGGCAACAACATGCTGTGTGAAGTACCCTCAAGAAATACAAAATGTGTGATATGCTCTGGAAAG GGCTTTGCAAGTTGTGCTGATTGCCAAGGGACTGGGTTTCGTGCCAAGTGGCTTGAAGAGCCTTCTGTTGACAAATGA
- the LOC112881086 gene encoding gamma-glutamyl peptidase 3-like has product MVAVEAAARPSRRLALLMAARDSEYVLKKYGGYLHVFVAAFGGAGEAWDLYRAIDGELPAPGDLGGYDGFVISGSPHDAYGDEPWILRLCLLVRELHAMRKRVLGVCFGHQVICRALGGRVGRARGGWDVGVREVDIADALPPCRFLDALRGRGQLPRRAKITEVHQDEVWEVPEGAEVLASSDKTGVEMFRVGEHVLGIQGHPEYTKDILLSLVDRLVTAGSITVSFAEVVKRQLEATAPDREFWLKLCKSFLKADEDKVCK; this is encoded by the exons ATGGTTGCTGTGGAGGCAGCGGCGAGGCCGAGCAGGCGGCTCGCGCTGCTGATGGCGGCGCGCGACTCGGAGTACGTGCTCAAGAAGTACGGCGGCTACCTCCACGTCTTCGTGGCCGCgttcggcggcgccggcgaggcgtgGGACCTGTACCGGGCCATCGACGGGGAACTCCCGGCGCCGGGGGACCTCGGGGGCTACGACGGCTTCGTGATCAGCGGCAGCCCGCACGACGCGTACGGCGACGAGCCGTGGATCCTGCGCCTGTGCCTCCTGGTCCGGGAGCTGCACGCCATGCGCAAGCGGGTCCTCGGCGTCTGCTTCGGCCACCAGGTGATCTGCCGCGCGCTGGGCGGGCGCGTGGGCAGGGCCCGCGGCGGCTGGGACGTCGGCGTCAGGGAGGTGGACATCGCGGACGCGCTGCCGCCGTGTCGGTTCCTCGACGCGCTGCGCGGGCGCGGCCagctgccgcgccgcgccaAGATCACCGAGGTCCACCAGGACGAG GTGTGGGAGGTGCCGGAGGGCGCGGAGGTGCTGGCCTCCTCCGACAAGACGGGCGTCGAGATGTTCCGCGTCGGCGAGCACGTGCTGGGCATCCAAGGCCACCCGGAGTACACCAAGGACATCCTCCTCAGCCTCGTCGACCGCCTGGTCACCGCCGGGTCCATCACC GTGTCGTTCGCTGAGGTTGTTAAGAGGCAGCTGGAGGCTACTGCGCCGGACAGGGAGTTCTGGCTCAAGCTCTGCAAGAGCTTCCTCAAAGCTGATGAAGATAAGGTCTGCAAGTGA
- the LOC112883542 gene encoding queuine tRNA-ribosyltransferase catalytic subunit 1-like isoform X2, with amino-acid sequence MALRFEILGRFNRARAARLTLPHFTCQTPLFMPVGTQGTIKGLTTDQLEDIGCQIILGNTYHLELRPGSQLIDDLGGLHKFMNWKRALLTDSGGFQMVSLLHLADITEEGVTFQSPVDGKPMLLTPEESIHIQNLFGIVQGGLDPVLRDICVRGLVERNLPGYAIGGLAGGEDKDSFWRVVAQCTAGLPENKPRYVMGVGYPLDIVVCSALGADMYDCVYPTRTARFGTALVPEGVLKLKQNAMATDERPIDPTCSCMVCKKYTRAYLHCLVTKDAMGSQLLSYHNLSFMMRLSRDLHMSILEGRFPEFVRGFLRAQFPKGDVPQWVRNAMEVAGIDISECCASAKCHAPSIQEQPLTIPVPVDADGVVQQN; translated from the exons ATGGCGCTTCGGTTCGAG ATATTAGGAAGATTCAATCGTGCCCGTGCAGCTCGCTTAACTCTGCCCCACTTTACTTGCCAAACACCACTTTTTATGCCTGTTGGAACTCAAG GTACAATAAAAGGCTTGACTACTGACCAACTGGAGGATATAGGTTGCCAGATTATACTTGGAAACACATATCATCTTGAACTACGCCCAGGTTCTCAACTTATTGATGACTTGGGTGGCCTTCACAAATTTATGAATTGGAAAAGGGCATTGCTGACTGACTCCGGTGGATTCCAAATG GTTTCGTTGCTGCATTTGGCTGATATTACCGAGGAAGGAGTTACATTTCAG TCACCTGTTGATGGGAAGCCCATGCTCTTGACACCTGAGGAATCTATCCATATTCAG AATTTATTTGGGATTGTGCAAGGAGGATTGGATCCAGTTCTCAG AGATATCTGTGTGAGGGGTTTGGTTGAGAGGAATCTTCCTGG ATATGCTATTGGTGGTCTTGCTGGTGGTGAAGACAAGGACTCGTTTTGGCGTGTTGTTGCCCAGTGCACTGCTGGATTGCCTGAAAATAAACCACGATATGTTATG GGTGTTGGCTATCCACTTGATATTGTAGTATGCAGTGCTTTGGGTGCAGACATGTATGACTGTGTTTATCCAACACGAACTGCTCGCTTTGGGACTGCCCTTGTTCCTGAG GGTGTCCTGAAGTTGAAACAAAATGCAATGGCAACTGATGAACGGCCAATTGATCCTACCTGTTCATGCATG GTCTGCAAAAAGTATACACGTGCTTACTTGCATTGCCTTGTAACAAAAGATGCTATGGGCTCTCAACTGCTGTCCTATCACAATTTATCATTTATGATGCGG TTGAGTAGAGACCTCCACATGTCAATTCTTGAAGGGCGATTTCCAGA ATTCGTGCGAGGATTCTTGAGGGCGCAG TTTCCAAAGGGAGACGTTCCGCAGTGGGTCCGTAACGCGATGGAGGTCGCTGGCATCGACATATCAGAGTGCTGCGCTTCAGCCAAGTGTCACGCACCAAGCATCCAGGAGCAACCTTTAACCATTCCAGTTCCAGTTGACGCAGACGGAGTCGTGCAGCAGAATTAA
- the LOC112879382 gene encoding AP2-like ethylene-responsive transcription factor At1g16060 isoform X1, which translates to MDQKISEREKAGCPHDSISLSRPSTSSAHLASALLSKHQLILPPHHPAIPIPLSLRIFKTATSRGHHSWPPTSPCSPPPPVSPSLCTVTMAKPRKNSTAAAAAANSNSAAAAGDAGVRVKPKRTRKSVPRESPSQRSSIYRGVTRHRWTGRFEAHLWDKNSWNETQNKKGKQVYLGAYDDEEAAARAYDLAALKYWGPDTILNFPASAYEEELKEMEGQSREEYIGSLRRSMKFIRRKSSGFSRGVSKYRGVARHHHNGRWEARIGRVFGNKYLYLGTYATQEEAAMAYDMAAIEYRGLNAVTNFDLSRYIKWLRPGADGGAAAAQDPHPMLGGLAQQQLLPPADAVIDAAAFQHDRRQGGAELPLPSRTSLGHTPTTSALSLLLQSPKFKEMIERTSAAESGTTTSSSSSPQTPSPSPPPPSVQAQHQAARDGGAASPQCGFPEDIQTFFGCEDVAGVGVGVDVDALFFGDLAAYASPAFHFELDL; encoded by the exons ATGGATCAGAAAATTTCAGAGAGAGAGAAGGCCGGCTGCCCCCATGACTCCATCTCTCTCTCCCGTCCTTCTACCTCCTCTGCTCATTTGGCATCTGCCCTGCTCTCCAAACACCAACTAATTTTGCCGCCCCATCACCCAGCCATTCCAATCCCTCTCTCGCTCCGCATCTTTAAAACGGCCACTTCCAGAGGCCACCATAGTTGGCCACCCACCTCTCCctgctctcctcctcctccagtcTCCCCCTCTCTCTGCACTGTCACAATGGCCAAGCCGCGCAAGAACagcaccgccgctgccgccgccgccaacagtaacagcgccgccgcggccggtgACGCCGGGGTGCGCGTGAAGCCGAAGCGCACGAGGAAGAGCGTGCCCCGGGAGTCCCCCTCGCAGCGCAGCTCCATCTACCGCGGCGTCACCCG GCACCGGTGGACGGGGCGGTTCGAGGCGCACCTGTGGGACAAGAACAGCTGGAACGAGACGCAGAACAAGAAGGGCAAACAAG TTTACCTCG GCGCgtacgacgacgaggaggcaGCGGCGCGGGCGTATGACTTGGCGGCATTGAAGTACTGGGGCCCCGACACCATCCTCAACTTCCCG GCGTCCGCGTACGAAGAGGAGCTCAAGGAAATGGAGGGGCAGTCCAGGGAGGAGTACATTGGATCCCTGAGGAG GTCCATGAAATTTATCCGCAGGAAAAGCAGCGGTTTCTCCAGAGGCGTATCGAAATACCGAGGCGTCGCGAG ACATCACCACAACGGGAGATGGGAGGCGAGGATCGGTCGTGTTTTCGGGAACAAGTATCTCTACCTCGGCACCTACG CGACGCAGGAGGAGGCGGCGATGGCGTACGACATGGCGGCGATCGAGTACCGGGGCCTCAACGCCGTCACCAACTTCGACCTCAGCCGCTACATCAAGTGGCTCCGCCCGGGCGCCGACGGCGGGGCGGCCGCCGCGCAGGACCCGCACCCGATGCTGGGAGGCCTggcgcagcagcagctgctgccgcCGGCGGACGCGGTCATCGACGCCGCCGCGTTCCAGCACGACCGCCGCCAGGGCGGCGCGGAGCTCCCGCTGCCGTCGAGGACGTCGCTGGGCCACACGCCCACGACCTCGGCGCTCAGCCTGCTGCTGCAGTCGCCCAAGTTCAAGGAGATGATCGAGCGCACGTCGGCGGCCGAGAGCGGCACCACCacgtcctcgtcctcgtcgcCGCAGACGCCgtccccgtccccgccgccgccgtcagtGCAGGCGCAGCATCAGGCGGCCAgggacggcggcgccgcctCGCCGCAGTGCGGCTTCCCCGAGGACATCCAGACCTTCTTCGGCTGCGAGGACGTCgcgggcgtcggcgtcggcgtcgacGTGGACGCGCTCTTCttcggcgacctcgccgcgtaCGCGTCGCCGGCGTTCCACTTCGAGCTGGACTTGTAG
- the LOC112879382 gene encoding AP2-like ethylene-responsive transcription factor At1g16060 isoform X2, producing MDQKISEREKAGCPHDSISLSRPSTSSAHLASALLSKHQLILPPHHPAIPIPLSLRIFKTATSRGHHSWPPTSPCSPPPPVSPSLCTVTMAKPRKNSTAAAAAANSNSAAAAGDAGVRVKPKRTRKSVPRESPSQRSSIYRGVTRHRWTGRFEAHLWDKNSWNETQNKKGKQVYLGAYDDEEAAARAYDLAALKYWGPDTILNFPASAYEEELKEMEGQSREEYIGSLRRKSSGFSRGVSKYRGVARHHHNGRWEARIGRVFGNKYLYLGTYATQEEAAMAYDMAAIEYRGLNAVTNFDLSRYIKWLRPGADGGAAAAQDPHPMLGGLAQQQLLPPADAVIDAAAFQHDRRQGGAELPLPSRTSLGHTPTTSALSLLLQSPKFKEMIERTSAAESGTTTSSSSSPQTPSPSPPPPSVQAQHQAARDGGAASPQCGFPEDIQTFFGCEDVAGVGVGVDVDALFFGDLAAYASPAFHFELDL from the exons ATGGATCAGAAAATTTCAGAGAGAGAGAAGGCCGGCTGCCCCCATGACTCCATCTCTCTCTCCCGTCCTTCTACCTCCTCTGCTCATTTGGCATCTGCCCTGCTCTCCAAACACCAACTAATTTTGCCGCCCCATCACCCAGCCATTCCAATCCCTCTCTCGCTCCGCATCTTTAAAACGGCCACTTCCAGAGGCCACCATAGTTGGCCACCCACCTCTCCctgctctcctcctcctccagtcTCCCCCTCTCTCTGCACTGTCACAATGGCCAAGCCGCGCAAGAACagcaccgccgctgccgccgccgccaacagtaacagcgccgccgcggccggtgACGCCGGGGTGCGCGTGAAGCCGAAGCGCACGAGGAAGAGCGTGCCCCGGGAGTCCCCCTCGCAGCGCAGCTCCATCTACCGCGGCGTCACCCG GCACCGGTGGACGGGGCGGTTCGAGGCGCACCTGTGGGACAAGAACAGCTGGAACGAGACGCAGAACAAGAAGGGCAAACAAG TTTACCTCG GCGCgtacgacgacgaggaggcaGCGGCGCGGGCGTATGACTTGGCGGCATTGAAGTACTGGGGCCCCGACACCATCCTCAACTTCCCG GCGTCCGCGTACGAAGAGGAGCTCAAGGAAATGGAGGGGCAGTCCAGGGAGGAGTACATTGGATCCCTGAGGAG GAAAAGCAGCGGTTTCTCCAGAGGCGTATCGAAATACCGAGGCGTCGCGAG ACATCACCACAACGGGAGATGGGAGGCGAGGATCGGTCGTGTTTTCGGGAACAAGTATCTCTACCTCGGCACCTACG CGACGCAGGAGGAGGCGGCGATGGCGTACGACATGGCGGCGATCGAGTACCGGGGCCTCAACGCCGTCACCAACTTCGACCTCAGCCGCTACATCAAGTGGCTCCGCCCGGGCGCCGACGGCGGGGCGGCCGCCGCGCAGGACCCGCACCCGATGCTGGGAGGCCTggcgcagcagcagctgctgccgcCGGCGGACGCGGTCATCGACGCCGCCGCGTTCCAGCACGACCGCCGCCAGGGCGGCGCGGAGCTCCCGCTGCCGTCGAGGACGTCGCTGGGCCACACGCCCACGACCTCGGCGCTCAGCCTGCTGCTGCAGTCGCCCAAGTTCAAGGAGATGATCGAGCGCACGTCGGCGGCCGAGAGCGGCACCACCacgtcctcgtcctcgtcgcCGCAGACGCCgtccccgtccccgccgccgccgtcagtGCAGGCGCAGCATCAGGCGGCCAgggacggcggcgccgcctCGCCGCAGTGCGGCTTCCCCGAGGACATCCAGACCTTCTTCGGCTGCGAGGACGTCgcgggcgtcggcgtcggcgtcgacGTGGACGCGCTCTTCttcggcgacctcgccgcgtaCGCGTCGCCGGCGTTCCACTTCGAGCTGGACTTGTAG